GAAGCAAAGTTTATCGGGGATGCCGGTGCCTATGCTTCCTGGAGTATCAATGTTCTGCGCAAGTCGGCAGTTCATGCCAGCGGCCCCTACGAGATTCCCAATGTGTCCATTGACAGTTATGCAGTGTTTACGAATAATCCATTTACCGGTGCCATGCGCGGCTTCGGTGCTGCTCAAACGGTGGTAGCCTATGAGAGTCAGATGGATCTTTTGGCTAAAGAAATTGGAATTTCTCCATTGGAAATTCGCTTACTCAACCTTTTTAAAGCTGGAAGTACAACGGCTACCGGACAAATCTTGACGGGTAGTGTTCCGCTGGATCAGTGCCTGGCAAAAGTGGCACCTTATCTCCAAAGAGGAGGAGATTCTCAATGAAAAAAAGGGGAATTGGTTTAGGCTGTTCTTGGTATGGTACAGGATATGGAAATGGTTTCCCTGATGTATCCAGTGCTTTTGTAGAAATTCATGATGATGGTTCGGCTACAGTGCTCACCGGAGCCGTAGATGTTGGTCAGGGAAGCAACACAATTTTTGCTCAGATCGCGGCAGAAGAGCTTGGACTCAAGGCTCAGGATATCTGCGTTTATTCCGGTGATACGGATGCAACCCCGGATTCCGGAACAACTGCAGCCACACGACAAACTTATAATACTGGGAATGCTGTCCTAAAAGCTGTTCGGCAGGCAAAGTCTTCTCTTTTGGTTTTTGCAGCACGTAAATTTTCCTGCCCCAACTCTGAGGGACTCGAACTTAAGGATGGTTATATAGGTGTCAAAGGAGATCCCTCCCGAAGAATGCCCTTAGCTGAAATGGTATTTCAAGCCCGGCTACAGGGGGAACGCTTTATAAGTGCAGAAAGCTCTACTGCATGTTCAACACCTGTCCATCCGGAAACCGGTCAGGGAGCGCCATATTGGCCTTATGCTTTTGGCTGTCAAATGGCAGAGGTTGAAGTTGATACCGAAACCGGTATGGTTCAGGTTCTCAAAGTGGTTGCTGTTCATGATGTAGGAAAAGCTTTAAACCCCACTCAAGTGGAAGGGCAAATTGCAGGTGGAGTAACTCAAGGAATTGGCTATGCCTTGCTTGAGGAAGTTGAACTGCAAGAGGGCAAAATCAAAAACCCGGCCTTTTCCAGTTACTTGATTCCCACGGCCTTAGATGTGCCTGCTATAGAAGCATTTTATGTGGAAGATGCAGAGTGTACCGGTCCTTTTGGGGCAAAGGGGCTTGGAGAACCGGCAATGCTTCCAACTGTTGCGGCTGTCATTAATGCTATTGATGATGCCGTGGGAGTAAGAATTACGTCTTTGCCAGCGACTCCAGAAAAGATTCTGCGAGGGCTAGAAGAGAAAAAGGAGGGATAAAGAAAGATTCATTTAATTGGTTTAAAGCAAAAAGGGGAATTCAGTAAGAACGTCTAGTATGTTTTCCGAAAAATTTATCAAATTGATTATTCCGCAAGGTCTATGAGTAAGAATGCAAACAATTATGTCAATAGTTTAAGTTTAATCCCTTTAATGTTAGGCTTTAGATGCACTTATTCTAAAAAATTATAAGGAAGCATCCCGCAAAAGTTTAATAGAATCAG
This Desulfosporosinus orientis DSM 765 DNA region includes the following protein-coding sequences:
- a CDS encoding xanthine dehydrogenase family protein molybdopterin-binding subunit, producing the protein MKKRGIGLGCSWYGTGYGNGFPDVSSAFVEIHDDGSATVLTGAVDVGQGSNTIFAQIAAEELGLKAQDICVYSGDTDATPDSGTTAATRQTYNTGNAVLKAVRQAKSSLLVFAARKFSCPNSEGLELKDGYIGVKGDPSRRMPLAEMVFQARLQGERFISAESSTACSTPVHPETGQGAPYWPYAFGCQMAEVEVDTETGMVQVLKVVAVHDVGKALNPTQVEGQIAGGVTQGIGYALLEEVELQEGKIKNPAFSSYLIPTALDVPAIEAFYVEDAECTGPFGAKGLGEPAMLPTVAAVINAIDDAVGVRITSLPATPEKILRGLEEKKEG